The Candidatus Epulonipiscium sp. DNA segment GAAGAGGTTATCCCGATGCACTAAAAGATAAGGAAATCAGCCTATTATCTAAAATTCTCGCGGTTGCAGATGCCTTTGATGCCATGACAACGGGTAGATCCTATAGAATGATACCCTTTACAAAAAAGATGGCCCTAGAACAATTAATAGAGAATAAGAATTTACAATTTGATCCTGAAATTGTGGATATATTTGTTACATTAATGGAAAGAGAATACATACAGGATTTGTCCCAAAACATAATATAATTAATAGCATAACAAAAACCCCCAAACCGGGGGCTTTTATTATGCTATTAAAAAGGTTTTTAATGGGTCGGGGATTTCTTTGACTTTGCAGCTTATTCCTATAACAAAGTGTACATTATATTTTTTTGATATTCTTTTTAATTCATCCAAAAACGGGTGGATTTCTTCTAAAGAGAGGTTGGTGAGTTTTAGAAGCCCATCGATATATATATTCTCGATATCATGGTCTTGAGATATAATTCCACATATGAATCCAAAGAACTGTTTGTAATCACTAATTGGAAAATCATTTACCTCAATAAAACGAATCTTATGGTGCAAATTAAACATATGACCGCGATCATGATCAAGATATACTACATTACCTTTAGAAGTTTTGATAGATTGGTTGGCCATGTTGATTAAAAGCTTGCTTTTACCTTCACCTTGTTCTCCCGCAATGATTTGTATCATAGGAAACTCCCCCTTTAATATAATTGTACAACTTTCCATATATTAATTATATTCTTCATGTAATTAAAAAAACCTTTTTTAAAAAAAGATTTAAAAAAAAGGTCATATATTAAAGGAAAATAAAATCTTATTAACTTCCACCCTTGGTTTTTTCAATAGTGTAATATATATACATGGTATCTGTTAATACAATTGCTTTAATCTCTAACTTGTATTCCCCATCCTCGTATTTTAAAATACGACGGTTCAATGCATTGTAGATTAAATTTATGTCTATTTTGTTTAATTCTTTTCCTAATTGATTACTTAATAAAATTTTGATATATTGATTTATCTCATTTTTAGGAAATAAATGAACATCATTATTTTGAATAATAGGGTATATCTCATTTAATATGGGAGTTTCCTTTTCTTTGGGTATAGTCTTAAGTTTTTCTAATTTAGTTAAACTATCTTCAAGTTTTGCAGACAAATATTCATTTTCTTTTATTATTTCATCAAGTTTGTGCATATATAAAGTATTATAAGAAGTTGTTCCCATGACAAAACCAAATATAAAAATCCACAGGGCTGAAAATCGGATAGTCCTCATGATTTATACACCCCTAAGGAATGAAGAATTACATATCCTATATGGGCCCCTGCAAATGCGCTTATAATATAAAGCATTTGCTTTACTACTGCTTTAAACTCCCCTTTTAAAATTCCTAAATCCAAAACCTCAAAGGAAGAAAAGGTCCCACCTAGGGCCACAATAATTGCCCAGAGTTTTAGCTGTTCTGAAAAAACAAGCATCATTTTAATTGGCTTTTCATTACATAAAACCGCGGCGGCTGAACCGAATAAGGCTCCTCCAAGTATTACCCCTAGGGCAATAAAAAAACTATAAATCATCGTGCACAAGAGTTTATTCATATCGTCACCTCAATTAAAATTATTATGGTGTTGGATAAAACCAACAAAAATATAGGGTTTTTTATTAATCTTATTAAATTTTATGAGGATATGAAAAAAAATAAAACGAAGAATTATAAATTGTAGATTTGTTGTTCCTTAAGTACACGTTTGTTAAATGGTGGAGATAGGATAATATAAGAATTTATAAAGGAAGGTGAATTAATTGAGAGTCTTACGTAAGGGTATGAGTGGTTCTGATGTTTATGAATTACAGAGTATTTTAAAGGTAATAGGATATAATCCAGGGGATATTGATGGAGTATTTGGACAAAAAACAGAAAATGCAGTAAGAGATTTTCAAAGGAATAATGGTTTAATGCCAGACGGGGTAGTTGGGTCACAGACATATCAAAAATTAGAGCCTTTTCTAGTTGGTTATGACGAATATACAATTCAAAGGGGAGATACGCTTTATAAGATTGCTAATAGGTATTATACAACGGTATCTAGCATTACCATAGCGAATCCGGATATCAATCCTTTCTTCTTAAATATAGGGGAGCAAATTACCGTTCCATATGGAATAGATGTAGTTCAAACGGATATACCTTACACCTATTCTGTAATGGAAAGAGATATTCATGGTTTAGAAATGAGATATCCGTTTTTAACAGTAGATACCATAGGAAAAAGTGTAGAAGGTAGAAACTTATACATGATTAAGTTAGGGGATGGACCAAGAGAAGTGTTTTTTAATGGTTCCCATCATGCTAATGAATGGATTACAACACCGCTTCTAATGAAGTGGATTGAACAATTTTCTAAAGCCTTTGCAAGGGGAGGAATTATAAGGGGTTATCCCACAAGGACCATATGGGAACAAGCGACCATCTATATAGTTCCCATGGTCAACCCTGATGGGGTAGAATTAGTTATTAATGGGATATCTCCTAGGAATCCGAGATACAATCAAGTTGTAGGATGGAATAGAGGGGATATTGATTTTAGCAGATGGAAGGCAAATATAAGGGGGGTCGATTTAAACCGTAACTATAATGCTTCTTGGGAAGAATACAAGGAAGTTGAAGCTAGCCTTGGAATTAACGGGCCTGGTCCATATTTATATGCAGGACCCAATCCTGAATCGGAGCCGGAATCAAAGGCTGTAGCTGATTTCACTAGAAGTCATAATTTTCGTCTTGTTTTATCGTATCATACCCAGGGTGAAGTGATTTTCTGGAATTATAGAAATTTACAACCGCCAGAGGCTTTAAGAATTGGAGAGCTTTTTGCATCAGTTAGTGGATACACTTTGGCAGAACCGGCAGGGGCAGCGCTATATGCAGGATATAAGGATTGGTTCATAAAAGAATATAGAAGACCAGGATATACGATAGAAGTAGGACTAGGAATAAATCCACTGCCTATTTCACAATCTGGTAGAATATATGAAGACAATGAGGAATTGCTTCTTTTAGCCCCTTTAGTATAGAATTATAGGAGAAAGTTTTACTTGACATGATATGATTTTGTATGTTATCGTATAAAAAATTCATTAGGCTCTCCTTTTGGAGAGCCTTCTTATACTTAGAACAAAAGGAGGAATCAAAATGGGAAACTGGCAGCTAGAAACCAAAGCAGTACAAGGAGGTTATACTCCTAAAAATTCCGAACCTAGAATATTACCTATATACCAAAGTACTACATATAAATACGATAGTGCAGAGCATGTGGCAAAATTATTCGATTTAGAGGCAGATGGACATATGTATACTAGAATAAGTAACCCCACATTGGCTGCATTTGAAGAAAAAATGACGATTTTAGAAGGAGGAGTAGGTGCTTTATCTACTTCATCCGGACAAGCGGCTACGACTTTAGCTATCCTTAATATATGCAGGTCAGGGGAGCATATAATAGCTGCAAGCACCCTTTATGGCGGAACTTTTAGCCTAATGTCTACGACATTAAAAAAGGTTGGTGTAGAAGTAACTTTTGTTGACCCGGAAAGCAAGTCAGATGAAATAAAGAAACATTTTAAATCCAATACCAAGGCTATATTTGGCGAAACCATAGGGAATCCCGGTCTTAATATCTTAGACTTTGATAAGTTTTCCTCTATAGCCAAAGAGATGGGCGTTCCTTTGATAATAGATAATACCTTTGCTACTCCATATCTTTTTAGACCCTTAGAGCATGGGGCTAATATAGTAATTCATTCTGCCACGAAATACATCGATGGTCATGCAACTAGTGTAGGTGGAATTATTATAGATGGGGGAAATTTTGATTGGGCTAATGGTAAGTATCCAGACTTGGTAGAACCTGACCCAAGTTATCACGGTATAAAGTATGTCGAGCAGTTTGGAAAACAGGCATATATTGTAAAAGCCAGAGTACAACTTCTAAGAGATTTAGGTTCAACATTAAGCCCTTTTAACGGATTCATGATGAATTTAGGCCTTGAAACCCTTCACATCAGGATGGATAGGCATAGTGAAAACGCTATAAAATTAGCTAAGTTTTTAGAAAATCATCCTAAGGTTGCTTGGGTGAGCTATCCTGGACTTCCTAGTCATAAGTCCTACTCTTTAGCCCAAAAATACCTCGCTAAGGGTTGTAGTGGAGTGTTGACCTTTGGAGTTAAGGGTGGGAAGGAAGCAGGAATCAAATTTATTAATAATGTTAAATTAGCTGCATTGGTTGTTCATGTAGCTGATGTAAGAACTTGCGTATTACACCCTGCTAGCACTACCCATAGACAATTAACTAGGGAGCAGCAGATATTCTCGGGAGTAACAGAAGATTTAATAAGGGTATCTGTGGGTATCGAAAATATAGATGATATTATTGATGATTTTGATCAGGCCCTTAATAAATAAAGCCCCTTATGGGGCTTTATTTGCTACTGCTAAATGACCTTCCTTGCAACAGATGTTTTGGATGATATAATATAATGAATAATATATAAATATTCAAACTTTGTTCATGATTTCTTCATATTTATATATTAGAATATAGTATGAGAGAATTTATCCTGATGAACAAGGAAGTGAGTGAATATGGAGTGTCCTGTATGTCATAACAAACATTTAGGGACCGTGGGAAGGATTAGATATTACTGCCCTAAATGTAATATAGAAATTGTGATTAGGGATAATATATTAGAAGTATATGAAATAAAAGAGGATGGGGAATTGGTACTTGTTAAACAACAGGCATCATAGTTTAGGAGATGATAATAATATGGAAATGATGACTAATCTTTTATGGATTATCACGTTATGGCTGGTGATTTCTAGAACCTTGCGAGCGGTTAGAATTATTCAATACCAAAGGAAACTCCAAGAAGAGGCACTTGCAGATAAACAGTTGAATAAAAGGCCATTAGATGAGAGCGAAAAAGATGGTATTCAAATAGAGATGGTAGAAGATTTAATTTGCGGGAAATTTGTCGAAAGAAACCAGGCATACCAGCTTTCAAAAGAAAACAAAACTCATTTTTTTTGCAGTTGGAATTGTAGAGAAAAATATATTAAAGAACATTTAGAGCAGCCCGAATAAACAGGGCTGTTTTTTGTTAATAATAATTAAAAAAGGAGGATATAAATGAAGAAAATTGCCATTGTTACAGGGGCTTCCTCTGGCTTAGGAGTGGATTTTGTAAGGCAGATAGATAGAAAATATAACTTAGATGAAATTTGGATGATAGCCCGAAGAAAAAAAAGAATGATAAAAATTGCAAAGGAGCTTAGGAAGGCCAAAGGGGTGATTATAGAGGCTGATTTAAGCAATATGGAAGAAATAAATGAGCTATCTAAAAGATTACAAAAAGAAAAGGTAAGAGTTTTTCTCCTTGTAAATAGTGCAGGACTTGGGAAGATCGGTACTTTTGCCGAACTATCTTTAGAAGAACAACTTGATATGATTGATTTGAACATAAAGGCATTAACAGCAACAACCTATAAGGTTATTCCTTACTTAGCAAGGGGGGCTAAAATTATTCAAGTTGCATCATCGGCAGGATTTTTACCCCAGCCTGGTTTTAATATTTATGCCGCTACTAAAGCCTTTGTATTGCACTTTAGTAAAGCATTAAATATCGAACTAGGGAGTAAGGGTATCCATGTTTTGGCTGTATGTCCTGGGCCTGTTAAAACGGAATTTTTTAATATTGCCTCGGCTAATAAAAAACCCTTAGGTTGGAAGACAAAGTTTATGGCTAAATCAAAGAAAGTAGTATCTAAGGCCCTAAAAGATGCAAATAAAAATAAAATGGTTTCCGTCTACGGATGTTCCATGAAAGCCTTTAAGGTAATTTCTAAGATAATTCCCCATTCATTAATTCTTAAATTGTTTAAATGGGACTAGGACTTTAGATTTTATAATCTATACAATTATATTTTTGTCTTAGGATTAACTTATGAGTATATTTTTTATATTGGAGAATACTTAAATATGAGAACTAACTATTGTTGAAAACGATGGAATATATTAAAATATAGTTAATATATTCTAACAAAAGATGGAAAGGAAGAATGAGTATGGAAGTAAATTCTATAATCCATGGTTTTAAATTAATCGAAGAAAAAGAGATAAAAGAAATAAACTCTATTGCCCGTATTTTACTCCATGAGAAAAGTGGTGCTAGGCTTTTAAGCCTACAAAATGATGACGAAAACAAAGTTTTTTCAATTACCTTTAGAACCCCCCCAACTGATAGTACGGGGCTGCCACATATTCTAGAACACTGTGTACTTTGTGGCTCAAGAAAATTTCCAACTAAAGACCCCTTTGTGGAATTGGCTAAAGGCTCCTTAAATACATATCTTAATGCCATGACCTTTTCTGATAAGACTATGTATCCTATTGCTAGCACTAATGAAAAAGACTTTATCAATTTAATGGATGTATATCTTGATGCAGTATTTTATCCTAATATATATAAGCATCCAGAAATATTAATGCAAGAGGGGTGGCATTATGATTTAGAAAACGAAGAGGATGAATTGACTTATAAGGGAGTAGTCTATAATGAAATGAAAGGGGCTTTTTCATCTCCTGAATCCATTTTATTTAGAAAAATTCAAGAGACCCTTCTACCTAACACTCCTTATGGAGTAGAGTCAGGGGGAGATCCTGAATATATTCCGGATTTAACCTATGAAGATTTTATAGCCTTCCATAAGAAATATTACCATCCTTCTAATAGCTACATACATCTTTATGGCAATGGGGATTTAAAAGAGCAGCTTAAGTTTATAGACAGTAAATACTTAAGTGCTTTCGATAGGCAGAATATAGACTCTTCGATACCTTTAGAAAGTTCTTTTGAAAAAATAGAGGAAATAGATATTTACTATCCTATATCCAAAGAGGAAAAGGAGCAGGGTAAAACATATCTAAGCCTAAACTATGTTATCGATAAATCTACGAATCCTGAGACCTATTTGGCTTTCCAGATTTTAGAGTATCTACTGCTAGAAACCCCAGCGGCTCCACTTAAGAAGGCATTATTAGATGCACAAATTGGAAAGGATGTCTTTGGTAGCTTTGATACCAGTATATTGCAGTCCACCTTTAGCATTATAGTTAAAAATGGAGATAGAGATAAGAAAGAATTGTTTCAGAAGGTGGTTTATGATACCTTAAAACAACTGGCAAAGGAGGGAATCGATAAAAAATTAATAGAAGCAGCTGTTAACTCAAAAGAATTCAGTTTGAGGGAGGCAGACTCTAGGGGGTATCCTAAGGGAATAATATATGCAATAAAAAGTTTAAGTACTTGGCTTTACGATAAACACCCCTTGGCAAATCTAGAATATGAGTCTATTCTAGAAAAGATAAAAGAAAGTTTTAATTCCCCTTATTTCGAGGATCTAATAGAAAAATATATACTCAATAATACCCATGGAACCATGCTTATACTAAATCCTAAGAAAGATTTGTCAGAGGAAAAGGCATACAAAGTTAAACAAAAATTATCCGATTACAAGTCTAAACTATCGAAAGATGAAATAAAAGAATTAGTTAGCCAGACAAAAAAATTAAGGGAAAGACAGATTAGCCCTGATAACCCTGAAGATATAGAAAAAATTCCTATGCTTTCCCTAGAAGACATAAATAAGGAATCAGAAAAATTACCTCAGGTGGAAAGAGATGAAGAAGGGATAAGGGTATTATTTCACCCCTTATTCACCAATAAGATTACGTATCTAAACCTTTATTTTGATTTGAAAACTATTGAACAGGATTTAATTCCCTATGCGGGAATGCTTGTTGGCATACTAGGCAAAATAAGCACAGAAAAATATAATTATGCAGATTTATCTAATGAAATAAATATCCATACGGGAGGGATAAGTTTATATGCCGATACTTTTGGCATCAACGGAAGTCCAACAGATTATGAAAGCAAATTTATTCTTAAGACAAAATCTTTAACTAAGAAACTTCCGCAATTGCTTGAACTGATTACACAAATTATTACTTCTACAACTTTTGACGACGAAAAAAGGATTCTAGAAATTATTAGAGAAATGAAATCCCGTATGGAGATGACTCTTTATAATCAGGGACACATGGTTGCCTATAATCGTCTTGCAGCATATTATTCAGAAAAAGGTGCATATGCAGAGTTGCTTAAAGGTTTTTCTTTTTATCAATTTGTGGTAGATATTGAAGAACAGTTTGAAGCTAAAAAAGATGAGGTCATAACCAATTTAAAAAGAGCGGCAGATCAAATTTTTAATTTGAATAATTTAATGGTAGGACTTACATCTTATGAAGAAGAATATGATGAGTTTAAGAAGAATTTCCCTATATTAACCGGCAGGTTAAACAAAAAAGAAGTTGAAAAGCAAAACTACTCCTTTAAATTAAGCTCTAAAAATGAAGGATTGATGACCCAAAGCGATGTTCAATATGTAGCTAAGGGATACAATTTCCTAGAATTAGGTTATTCTTATTCTGGAAGTCTTCAAGTATTAAAAACCATAATAGGATTAGATTATCTTTGGAATAAGGTGCGGGTTCAAGGGGGAGCATACGGGGCATTTATTAATTTCTCACGGACTGGTAATATGTTTTTTGCCTCTTACAGGGATCCAAATTTGAAAAAAACTTTAGATGCATATGATGCAACGGCAAAATATATGGATAGATTTGATGGTACTAAAAGGGATATGACAAAGTACATCATCGGTACTATAAGTAAACTCGACTATCCCTTAAGCCCATCCATGAAAGGTGAAAAGGCAGTATCATGCTATATCAGCAAAATAACCTGGGAAGATGTCCAAAAGGAAAGAAATGAAATACTAAATACCAAAAAAGAGGACATAAAATCTTATAAAGAAATGATGGAAAAATTAGCAGAACAAGATTATATATGCGTAATGGGAAGCAGAGATGTAATACAAGAAAACCAGGATTTATTTGAAGAAGTAATAGAGGTATTTAAGTAATTTGGGTAAGAAAAGGATGGATTTCACATAAGCATCCTTTTCTTTTTGTAATTATTTTGATACACTAAAGTATGATAATCATGGAGTTTGTATTATATGGGTCGGAGGTAAGCGGATGATATACAAAAACAAGGTTGTTATAGTTACCGGAGGTGGGCAAGGCATAGGTGCATGCATAGCTAGGACCTATGCAGCAGAGGGGGCATATGTAATCATTGCCGAATGGGATAAAGAAGCAGGACAAGAGAATGAAAAGTTCATCATGAATGAGGGACACCAGTGTGTATTTATTCAGACAGATGTGAGCAATGAAGAGGAAATAAAGAACTTAATGGAGTCTGTTGCAAATAGATTTGGATTCATTGATATTTTGATAAACAATGCATCCATCCAATCACAGGGTACTATCTTTTCGAGGAGTATCGAGGAATGGAATAAGGTTTTGGCGGTAAATTTGACAGGACCTTATATGCTATCAAAGTATGGAGCAGAAATCATGAATAAAGAAGGGGGAAATATAATTAATATTGCCTCAACTAGGGCCTTGATGTCTGAACCTAATACTGAACCTTATTCTGCATCTAAGGGGGGGTGCTGGCCCTAACTCATTCCTTAGCAGCTAGCCTAGGCCCTAAAATTAGGGTTAATGCCATAAGCCCTGGCTGGATTGATGTATCTCAATGGAAGAAGAAAAAGGAAAGGAAATTTATCCATATATCGTATGTGGACCACGAACAGCATTTAGTTGGTCGAATAGGGAAACCCGAGGATATTGCCAAGACCTGCTTATTTCTAACTTCTGAAGATGCATCTTTTATAACAGGTTCTAATATTATTATTGACGGTGGAATGACAGTAAAAATGATATATGAAGAATAGAGAAATGATTTGAGGTAGATAGGATGGCAAGGGTTATACAGGAAGCTAATTATATAAGAAAAAGAAAAAAGAAATATTTAATAGGTTCTTTGATAAGCACAGGGATAATGATATTTATTTTTATTATAGGAATAATCATTACTAAGACTAGAAACAATGTATTTACTGTACTGGCTGCTTTACTTACATTGGTTGTAGCTCAGTATGGTGTACAAATAATTTCTATTATTAAATATAAAGATGGGGATAGTAAAGTTGCAAAAACTCTTTCAGAACTTCCGAATAACTATGTTGTTTGGAATAGTGCCCTTTTAGGAGACAATATAGGTATGACCTTTTTAGAACATATTATTATTACGGATAAAGAGATAGTTTGTATTTTAGATTCTATGGATAAGAATTATCAGGCAAATGTAAAAAGCATGGAGCGTATAGCACAAAACAAAGGAATAACGCAATCTATTGTTTTTATTCAAAAGGGTGGAAAAGGTTTTAATGAGTTCTTGGAGAAATCACAAAGCCATGAAATTAATGATTTAAAAAAACAGGAGGAGTTCATTGAATTACTAAAAAGTGCATCTATATGAAAAAGGTCAAAACAAGATTATATATAAATTGTAAAGTAATGGGTTGATGAAATACAAAAGGGTGTTATAATATTAATAGAAAATTACTAAAATCTAAGGGGGAATAGTGGTGCTTAAAAAAAGTATTGCATTATTTTTTACAATGATTATGATGATATCTTTTACAGTAGGCTGTAGTAGCGTGGAATGGGGGGTTTATAATTTATCAAAGGAAATGGGTAGTTTGGAAAAGTACCAAGTTACCGGTGAAATAGGGGTTACATTGGATAATTTTGATTCACAAGATACATATTTTAATACTGAGTTTGTATCTCCAATACAGGAAGTGCTTAATCAATACAGTCTAGTTTTTGATTCAAAGATAGACACCAAGGCATCAAAAATGATGATTACTTATTATATTAAAGATAAAAACAATGGAAGCAAAGAAGTAGTGACAAGCTTGCTAAGCGATGGGAATGTTATTTATATCAAAGCAAATGATTTATTTGAATTCATTAAGAATAAATTGGGTGAGGATTTAACCCAGATTTATGGTGATGTGCAGTACATAAGTATAAATAAAGAAGAAATGAAAGAACTTCTTATGGAGACCTATAATGAAGAACTAGCAGATTTGATTTATGATGTATGCTTTAACTTAGGAAGTTATACAGAACAAAATAGAGCATGGCAAAATGTCTTTGAGGGAGCTATGAAAGAAGTATATGATAAATATGATATGGGGATTATAAAAAAAGGAAAAGATAAATATACCATATCCCTTACTCCAGAAATTATCATAAAAACTTTTACATCCTTAGCTAATTATTCAATAGATAATATTGACAATTTAGGCTCATATATGAAAAAGTCTATAGGCAGCCTCGATGATTCACAAAAGCAGCTATTAAAAATATACGATATTGATTTAAGTAATTTTGAAAATGATATAGATAAAGTGGTTAAAGAGGTTAGAGAAAACAAAGAATTTTTTAAGGGTGCAATGGACGAAATCATCGTAAGTGTTGATAACAATGAGATAATTGATTCCATAAAAGGCACTAAAATGGATTACTCCTTAGAAAAAACAAAGGAAGGTATCTATAAGATTAATTATAATGCTATATTAAACATAAACGATGAACTAAGTAAGAAAAATATCCTAAAAACAACAATAACCATGGATCAAACCATCAAACCTATAAACGATATAATCATTAATATTTCTAAAGAAAATGTCATCGCAATACGAGAATTTTATGAGGCGGCACAGTCCATTGAACAATATATAGATGAAACCAATATCTTAAGCATTGATCTAGATAACGGATATTATGTAGTAGGTTTTGACGAAGGAGTAGTTAATGTGAAAGTTATAGAGGGTTCATCATATCTTCCTCTAAAAGAAGTAGGGGGCTTGTTAAACGAAAACATTAGCTGGGATAATGATAAGAAACAACCCTTTGTAGCGATGAATGGTACTAATGTTTATTTTAATTCCTTAATAATTAATGGAACCTCTTATATACCTTTAAGAGAACTGGAGAGACTTGGATATACAGTCGATTGGGAAGCCAAGTCTAATATCGTAACCATAAAATAATAATTTATAACAAAATCGCCTTAAAGGGCGATTTTGTTATAAAAAATAAAGGAGAAGTTATGAAGGAAGTAGATATTACAAAGCAGGATGCAAATCAAAGACTGGATAAGTTTTTAATGAAATATATGAATCAAAGTACAAAAGGATTTATATATAAAATGTTTAGAAAGAAAAGAATAAAATACAATGGCAAGAAAGCAGAAGGAAATGAAAGACTTGAAGTTGGAGATAGTATACAGCTTTATTTATCAGAGGAGACAATAAACAACTTTCAAGAAATTAAAGAAATCAAGCACACTAAACAAACATTTTCTGTTCTTTATGAGGACGGAAATATACTCATATGCAATAAGCCCCTAGGTCTTTTAGTACATCCTAATAAGAGCAAAGATACCAATACCTTAATAGATGAAATACTTTCGTATTTGGTTAGAAAAGGGGAATACAATCCTAATACTGCTAAGGGATTTACTCCTGCAATTTGCAATCGATTAGATAGAAACACCGGTGGAATTGTTATTGTTGGCAAAACTTTGGGAGCACTTCAAGCCATAAACCAAATGATTAAAGAAAGTAAAATAAAGAAGTATTATTTAACCATAGTAAAAGGAAACATAAAGAGCAAGGGAATTTTAAAAGGATATCATAAGAAAAATAATGCTACTAATGAAGTAGAAATAATAGAT contains these protein-coding regions:
- a CDS encoding twitching motility protein PilT, which translates into the protein MIQIIAGEQGEGKSKLLINMANQSIKTSKGNVVYLDHDRGHMFNLHHKIRFIEVNDFPISDYKQFFGFICGIISQDHDIENIYIDGLLKLTNLSLEEIHPFLDELKRISKKYNVHFVIGISCKVKEIPDPLKTFLIA
- a CDS encoding sporulation protein, with the protein product MNKLLCTMIYSFFIALGVILGGALFGSAAAVLCNEKPIKMMLVFSEQLKLWAIIVALGGTFSSFEVLDLGILKGEFKAVVKQMLYIISAFAGAHIGYVILHSLGVYKS
- a CDS encoding LysM peptidoglycan-binding domain-containing protein, encoding MRVLRKGMSGSDVYELQSILKVIGYNPGDIDGVFGQKTENAVRDFQRNNGLMPDGVVGSQTYQKLEPFLVGYDEYTIQRGDTLYKIANRYYTTVSSITIANPDINPFFLNIGEQITVPYGIDVVQTDIPYTYSVMERDIHGLEMRYPFLTVDTIGKSVEGRNLYMIKLGDGPREVFFNGSHHANEWITTPLLMKWIEQFSKAFARGGIIRGYPTRTIWEQATIYIVPMVNPDGVELVINGISPRNPRYNQVVGWNRGDIDFSRWKANIRGVDLNRNYNASWEEYKEVEASLGINGPGPYLYAGPNPESEPESKAVADFTRSHNFRLVLSYHTQGEVIFWNYRNLQPPEALRIGELFASVSGYTLAEPAGAALYAGYKDWFIKEYRRPGYTIEVGLGINPLPISQSGRIYEDNEELLLLAPLV
- a CDS encoding O-acetylhomoserine aminocarboxypropyltransferase/cysteine synthase — its product is MGNWQLETKAVQGGYTPKNSEPRILPIYQSTTYKYDSAEHVAKLFDLEADGHMYTRISNPTLAAFEEKMTILEGGVGALSTSSGQAATTLAILNICRSGEHIIAASTLYGGTFSLMSTTLKKVGVEVTFVDPESKSDEIKKHFKSNTKAIFGETIGNPGLNILDFDKFSSIAKEMGVPLIIDNTFATPYLFRPLEHGANIVIHSATKYIDGHATSVGGIIIDGGNFDWANGKYPDLVEPDPSYHGIKYVEQFGKQAYIVKARVQLLRDLGSTLSPFNGFMMNLGLETLHIRMDRHSENAIKLAKFLENHPKVAWVSYPGLPSHKSYSLAQKYLAKGCSGVLTFGVKGGKEAGIKFINNVKLAALVVHVADVRTCVLHPASTTHRQLTREQQIFSGVTEDLIRVSVGIENIDDIIDDFDQALNK
- a CDS encoding SDR family NAD(P)-dependent oxidoreductase, coding for MKKIAIVTGASSGLGVDFVRQIDRKYNLDEIWMIARRKKRMIKIAKELRKAKGVIIEADLSNMEEINELSKRLQKEKVRVFLLVNSAGLGKIGTFAELSLEEQLDMIDLNIKALTATTYKVIPYLARGAKIIQVASSAGFLPQPGFNIYAATKAFVLHFSKALNIELGSKGIHVLAVCPGPVKTEFFNIASANKKPLGWKTKFMAKSKKVVSKALKDANKNKMVSVYGCSMKAFKVISKIIPHSLILKLFKWD
- a CDS encoding insulinase family protein; the protein is MSMEVNSIIHGFKLIEEKEIKEINSIARILLHEKSGARLLSLQNDDENKVFSITFRTPPTDSTGLPHILEHCVLCGSRKFPTKDPFVELAKGSLNTYLNAMTFSDKTMYPIASTNEKDFINLMDVYLDAVFYPNIYKHPEILMQEGWHYDLENEEDELTYKGVVYNEMKGAFSSPESILFRKIQETLLPNTPYGVESGGDPEYIPDLTYEDFIAFHKKYYHPSNSYIHLYGNGDLKEQLKFIDSKYLSAFDRQNIDSSIPLESSFEKIEEIDIYYPISKEEKEQGKTYLSLNYVIDKSTNPETYLAFQILEYLLLETPAAPLKKALLDAQIGKDVFGSFDTSILQSTFSIIVKNGDRDKKELFQKVVYDTLKQLAKEGIDKKLIEAAVNSKEFSLREADSRGYPKGIIYAIKSLSTWLYDKHPLANLEYESILEKIKESFNSPYFEDLIEKYILNNTHGTMLILNPKKDLSEEKAYKVKQKLSDYKSKLSKDEIKELVSQTKKLRERQISPDNPEDIEKIPMLSLEDINKESEKLPQVERDEEGIRVLFHPLFTNKITYLNLYFDLKTIEQDLIPYAGMLVGILGKISTEKYNYADLSNEINIHTGGISLYADTFGINGSPTDYESKFILKTKSLTKKLPQLLELITQIITSTTFDDEKRILEIIREMKSRMEMTLYNQGHMVAYNRLAAYYSEKGAYAELLKGFSFYQFVVDIEEQFEAKKDEVITNLKRAADQIFNLNNLMVGLTSYEEEYDEFKKNFPILTGRLNKKEVEKQNYSFKLSSKNEGLMTQSDVQYVAKGYNFLELGYSYSGSLQVLKTIIGLDYLWNKVRVQGGAYGAFINFSRTGNMFFASYRDPNLKKTLDAYDATAKYMDRFDGTKRDMTKYIIGTISKLDYPLSPSMKGEKAVSCYISKITWEDVQKERNEILNTKKEDIKSYKEMMEKLAEQDYICVMGSRDVIQENQDLFEEVIEVFK
- a CDS encoding copper amine oxidase N-terminal domain-containing protein, with translation MLKKSIALFFTMIMMISFTVGCSSVEWGVYNLSKEMGSLEKYQVTGEIGVTLDNFDSQDTYFNTEFVSPIQEVLNQYSLVFDSKIDTKASKMMITYYIKDKNNGSKEVVTSLLSDGNVIYIKANDLFEFIKNKLGEDLTQIYGDVQYISINKEEMKELLMETYNEELADLIYDVCFNLGSYTEQNRAWQNVFEGAMKEVYDKYDMGIIKKGKDKYTISLTPEIIIKTFTSLANYSIDNIDNLGSYMKKSIGSLDDSQKQLLKIYDIDLSNFENDIDKVVKEVRENKEFFKGAMDEIIVSVDNNEIIDSIKGTKMDYSLEKTKEGIYKINYNAILNINDELSKKNILKTTITMDQTIKPINDIIINISKENVIAIREFYEAAQSIEQYIDETNILSIDLDNGYYVVGFDEGVVNVKVIEGSSYLPLKEVGGLLNENISWDNDKKQPFVAMNGTNVYFNSLIINGTSYIPLRELERLGYTVDWEAKSNIVTIK